The Ranitomeya variabilis isolate aRanVar5 chromosome 7, aRanVar5.hap1, whole genome shotgun sequence DNA window TGTAGGGGTTCAGTGAAGGAGGcggtgaaggtgtgtaagtgtctgatggggtcacacagctcatagaAGGACAGACGCCCGGCCTCATAGTCTAAGAAGACCCCAAGTGTTGAGCACTTCGGTTGTACTTTGAGGATTAGGCTGAATGATTTATGAAGTACTTGACGTACAGCATCATACATATCCAAACACCAAGATTTATCATTAAATAAAATTCCAGATTCATCTCCTTCTCTTTCTATACTGGGATAGGACAATCCGATGATACATCTTCCTATCTTGTTCCACTCTACctcccagtaatgtcgtcctgaggaGAGGCCACATCTGCTTATTACCTGGGAGTAAGTCAGAAATCTTCCATGACATTCTGGTCTTTCTTGTTCCTTTTCTGATCTTGTTGCTGTTTTCAGATCTTCTGATATCGTCACCCATCTATGAGCAGTGTCCACATCCAGCAATATATCTGGGACATGGACCCCGAGCTCTGATGTTACATTGGTGACAATTTCCCTCATAGATCGGTGTAAGGTCAGTGAGATCAGAACCTCATCCAGATCCTCCTCAGTACTGACCTCTCCACCatctcctcctgtgtcctcatcacctccatgacTACACACTGTAATGTCACTTTCTTGTAAGAGCCTTATTGGGTCGGTGACACGACACATCTCCTCCACGTGATgcatcttcctggacagctcgtcctcCTGTATTTCCAGCTTTTTGATCAGATCAGATATTTGGGACACAATCTTCTCCTCCTGCCTGGAGACCTCGCTCAGCGCTTTCTTTTCTGCCATTTCCAGTTGCGTTTTAATGTCTATAAATATCTTACTGATGTTCTTCCTTTTACCGGAGGCTTTCTCCTGGATCTTCTTCTTATGACCCTGCAGTTTCTGGATTCTAgtattcatttttgctttttgtgggTTTAGTTCATCCAGATATTTTCtaaatttcttcttcttcttctcagaAGCTTTATTCAGATATTCCACCTGGTGTCCTCGGTGCTTTCCAAAGAGACAGCAAGAAACACATAGACAGGCTGAGTCCTGGGGGCAGTAATACTCCAGAACCTTCTTGTGGAGGAAGCatattttgttgccaaaaaagccgGAGGGTTCTACTAATATATGATCCATTGTCTTGTTGTGGGCTGTCTGGTGGTCGTCACATAGAGAGGTCTCACACTGCAGACAGGATTTCACAGCCGGtacaggagactttgtacagtaagtacagaagattctggtctcctccatatcaggctgagtagatgagaAACGCTCCACTATGTTCCTCAGCTTTCGGTTCTTCTCCAGGGCCGGACGCTCCGGATATTCTGCTCTGCAGTCAGGACAGGAATACCCTCCAGCCGCCTCCTGTGCATCCAGCACACTCACAATACACgagcggcagaagttgtgtccacatctcacaCAGGCGCAAAATGAATTCCATCAGGTGATGTGAGTCGAAGAGCAGCGCAAATGGCACATGCCCGAAAAAGGAAAGCACAGCGCAGGCGTCGGGTACGTTACTGaagacagaggaggcggcgcagggaggggctgactgatggctgggaggccGCTGTGTCTGAGGGAAAAGACTAAAGGTATTGcgcaaaaattataaaaattaatattaTAACCCAAAGCAAATGACCACGTAAGTAGAAAATGGGATACACCTCCGGTAAACTAGAGAACCAAAAACAAGGAAAGTGCAAAATTCCAATAAAATATACAATTTTTATTGATATAAATTAGATAAAATATAACACATATGTATTTCAAACATATATAATCACAGGGGAGAACAGAACAGAGTGAAAAACTGAGCAGATTGTACATTAATAGCCCAGTGGTATTAGGTATAATAATACTGCATTGTTGTTAGAATATATACCATGATCATCAATAATACAATAAAGTGCTGGTGCATACGAATCACAAGGTGACAATGGCACAAATATATATAAAggttaaatataataaataaagtgacagtgcacagaGTAGTTGAAAAACCACATTAAAGTGCCATTGGTGAATCTATAGTATGGTATTATAGAAATGGATCATGGTAAAAAAAGACTATCCTGGCATGGAAAGAGGTTTTTAGCCtgagctgaaaaagtaaaacatagTGTTAAAAAGCCAGCCTAGAATAAACACACGTGTGCTATACCAGAGGTGAGCTGCTCAGTCAGGAAACACGCCCCGACGGGCGTATCGCAATCGCTTCTAAACATTTCTGGACTGCTAAACAGCAGAATTTCTgtccaaaaaaaagcagcaaaacatgtGCAGCATTTACCTcacatgtgaacaaggtctaaatcCTCAGTGTGTTTAAAGACGCCGCTGAACTGTACGGTTTTGGAGCTTTTTTTCTCTCTATAGGCTTCTGAGTGAAGCTTGAAAAAAAAACGTAAGAAAAAAATACGTCATTGCATTTTTAAGCATAGAGTCAAAGCTTTTCTGTATTATATCAAATAAGGGGGAAAAATGCATAAAAGAAAGGCAGCAAGTACgctataatcagagaagattgttattgctgCATGTGCTGAAGACATCAGCCGAAaacatgcagaaaaaaacacataatTTGCGCTACATGAAAACACAGcaacagaattacatttttaatacatttttttaatgggtGCAATAGAGAAAAAAATCAGTCATGCCATATTTTTACACAATTTATAGATCCCTGTAAGTAATCTGATCAGTGTTGTGCGGATCGATACACCAAATAGATCTGTTACTTGCTGATTTATGgtatttattattttaaaaagCCATTAAAATtacattattgtaattgtttttccttagtttttagtaattttatagggacAAAATCTCTTATTCTTCCTCTAGAATATggggacatagaaatacactgaCCGCCATGTACAGATGTATCCGTATaatctgcctgtggagtcagagcctgcaatacagatcaagtataCAAAATTCTCCCAGTGACATCACCAGAACCTGTGGTTCAATTGTTTTAGATCCTCCCTGTAATTTTGTAGGTTGTGGGTTTCAATACCGGGTAGactcacaaaaaagaaaaaaaaacattttttattctaATCAACAAACTTTTATGTAACTGATTATCAAAGAACATTCAACACTGGACATTTTTGTaattgatttttattatttttagtagtttttataggaaaaaaaaccCTGGCATTTTCTTCACCTTAAGTATACAGGgaacatagaaatacattgttaaATACAATGGATCTCTATGTACATGTATAATCTGCTTATGGGTTCACTGCCTGCAACACAGGTCAAGATTCCCAAATTCTCATATCTACGTCATTATGGGCTTTGGCTCCTAGGTAGAGCTGCTGCCTACAAAGACGTGACAGATGTGAGGTTCTGTTCTGGGGAGACCAATCACAGGAAAATAAGTGAATATTACAATTCACTTtatgtcagtgcagagagatgtggccccgtgaggaggaggaggaagacgagccaCGGAGAGAAGACAATGTTGGAGAGAGGCGAGTATTGGAAGTCACGACAAAGCTCTGACATGCCAGGACGGCGGGACTGAGCCCTCAAATTAGGGCAGTCCCACTAAATcatggacggttgggagctataagTAGAGTGCCGCAAGTGTTTGCCAACTGTCTACTTCTGCATAAGCCTCCTGTGAGATCGTTACCATCAAGGTCTTTACCTCCTTGTGCAGTTGTTGAACCGTCATCTGTGGACTTCTACGTTTCTTCTGCTATTCTTGAGAGGGCAACCACTCAATCATCAACAGCCATTTTATCCAGACTCGTAAAAGGGCTTACCACCACAGTATCTTTTAT harbors:
- the LOC143785323 gene encoding tripartite motif-containing protein 16-like; the protein is MEETRIFCTYCTKSPVPAVKSCLQCETSLCDDHQTAHNKTMDHILVEPSGFFGNKICFLHKKVLEYYCPQDSACLCVSCCLFGKHRGHQVEYLNKASEKKKKKFRKYLDELNPQKAKMNTRIQKLQGHKKKIQEKASGKRKNISKIFIDIKTQLEMAEKKALSEVSRQEEKIVSQISDLIKKLEIQEDELSRKMHHVEEMCRVTDPIRLLQESDITVCSHGGDEDTGGDGGEVSTEEDLDEVLISLTLHRSMREIVTNVTSELGVHVPDILLDVDTAHRWVTISEDLKTATRSEKEQERPECHGRFLTYSQVISRCGLSSGRHYWEVEWNKIGRCIIGLSYPSIEREGDESGILFNDKSWCLDMYDAVRQVLHKSFSLILKVQPKCSTLGVFLDYEAGRLSFYELCDPIRHLHTFTASFTEPLHVVFYVVDGASVRILNRI